The Primulina huaijiensis isolate GDHJ02 chromosome 12, ASM1229523v2, whole genome shotgun sequence genome has a window encoding:
- the LOC140990194 gene encoding origin of replication complex subunit 6-like: MDMSDIARKLGLSESKQLIRKAAELRRLADIQFDSSIIGVGEVCKAIICLEIAASRMEVMFDRQAAVKLSGMSEMAYNRSFNSMQNGIGVKNNLDIRELAIQFGCVMLIPFVRKGLALYKDRFLASLPPSRRGSTDFGRPVFTAIAFYLSAKKHKLKVDKFKLIELAGTSESEFSSVRTSMLDLCFDLFGTTKEKKDSKEIKGNRELLDALPDKRRAEDGGYCSDDGETSAYKKRKLTERLDYDKWKSSVLQSNTSSKITGPNKRAKTKQGTLDFLKRLPKATADA; this comes from the exons ATGGATATGTCAGATATAGCCAGGAAACTGGGCCTCTCCGAATCCAAGCAACTCATCCGCAAAGCCGCGGAGCTGCGTCGTCTCGCAGATATTCAGTTTGATTCTTCAATTATTGGCGTT GGGGAGGTTTGTAAGGCCATTATTTGTCTAGAGATTGCTGCTTCCAG GATGGAAGTTATGTTTGATCGACAGGCGGCGGTGAAGCTGAGTGGGATGTCTGAAATGGCATATAATAGATCCTTTAATTCAATGCAGAATGGCATTGGTGTGAA GAATAATCTTGACATTCGAGAATTGGCTATTCAATTTGGATGCGTCATGCTCATTCCCTTCGTTCGCAAGGGTCTCGCATT GTACAAAGATCGGTTTCTGGCTTCATTGCCCCCTTCCCGTAGGGGGAGTACTGACTTTGGTCGTCCTGTTTTTACTGCCATAGCATTCTACCTTAGTGCCAAGAAACACAAG CTTAAGGTAGACAAATTTAAGTTGATTGAGCTTGCTGGCACATCTGAATCTGAATTCTCTAGT GTACGCACCTCAATGCTTGATCTATGCTTTGACCTCTTTGGGACgacaaaagaaaagaaggatTCTAAAGAAATTAAAGGAAACCGAG AGCTTTTAGATGCATTACCGGACAAAAGAAGGGCCGAGGATGGGGGCTATTGTTCTGATGATGGTGAG ACTTCTGCTTACAAGAAGCGTAAACTAACAGAAAGACTTGATTATGATAAGTGGAAATCTTCTGTTCTCCAGTCTAACACCAGCAGCAAGATTACAG GTCCTAACAAGAGAGCCAAAACTAAACAAGGTACACTTGATTTTCTGAAGAGACTACCTAAAGCTACAGCAGACGCTTAA
- the LOC140990304 gene encoding origin of replication complex subunit 6-like yields the protein MDMSDIARKLGLSESKQLIRKAAELRRLADIQFDSSIIGVGEVCKAIICLEIAASRMEVMFDRQAAVKLSGMSEMAYNRSFNSMQNGIGVKNNLDIRELAIQFGCVMLIPFVRKGLALYKDRFLASLPPSRRGSTDFGRPVFTAIAFYLSAKKHKLKVDKFKLIELAGTSESEFSSVRTSMLDLCFDLFGTTKEKKDSKEIKGNRELLDALPDKRRAEDGGYCSDDGETSAYKKRKLTERLDYDKWKSSVLQSNTSSKITGPNKRAKTKQGTLDFLKRLPKATADA from the exons ATGGATATGTCAGATATAGCCAGGAAACTGGGCCTCTCCGAATCCAAGCAACTCATCCGCAAAGCCGCGGAGCTGCGTCGTCTCGCAGATATTCAGTTTGATTCTTCAATTATTGGCGTT GGGGAGGTTTGTAAGGCCATTATTTGTCTAGAGATTGCTGCTTCCAG GATGGAAGTTATGTTTGATCGACAGGCGGCGGTGAAGCTGAGTGGGATGTCTGAAATGGCATATAATAGATCCTTTAATTCAATGCAGAATGGCATTGGTGTGAA GAATAATCTTGACATTCGAGAATTGGCTATTCAATTTGGATGCGTCATGCTCATTCCCTTCGTTCGCAAGGGTCTCGCATT GTACAAAGATCGGTTTCTGGCTTCATTGCCCCCTTCCCGTAGGGGGAGTACTGACTTTGGTCGTCCTGTTTTTACTGCCATAGCATTCTACCTTAGTGCCAAGAAACACAAG CTTAAGGTAGACAAATTTAAGTTGATTGAGCTTGCTGGCACATCGGAATCTGAATTCTCTAGT GTACGCACCTCAATGCTTGATCTATGCTTTGACCTCTTTGGGACgacaaaagaaaagaaggatTCTAAAGAAATTAAAGGAAACCGAG AGCTTTTAGATGCATTACCGGACAAAAGAAGGGCCGAGGATGGGGGCTATTGTTCTGATGATGGCGAG ACTTCTGCTTACAAGAAGCGTAAACTAACAGAAAGACTTGATTATGATAAGTGGAAATCTTCTGTTCTCCAGTCTAACACCAGCAGCAAGATTACAG GTCCTAACAAGAGAGCCAAAACTAAACAAGGTACACTTGATTTTCTGAAGAGACTACCTAAAGCTACAGCAGACGCTTAA
- the LOC140989767 gene encoding probable methyltransferase PMT2 isoform X1 codes for MSSRWGSLMSYSGFVMANKLNSGDSKTRSSVSIFIAAGLCCFFYLLGAWQRSGFGKGDSIALEMTKSGENCNIVPNLNFETRHVGEAGIIDDSDSKTTEYKPCHTRFTDYTPCQDQSRAMTFPRENMIYRERHCPPQAEKLHCLIPAPEGYVTPFPWPKSRDYVPYANAPYKSLTVEKAIQNWIQYEGDVFRFPGGGTQFPQGADKYIDQLASVIPIADGTVRTALDTGCGVASWGAYLWKRNVIAMSFAPRDSHEAQVQFALERGVPAVIGVLGTIKTPYPSRAFDMAHCSRCLIPWGINDGLYMKEVDRVLRPGGYWVLSGPPINWKINYKPWQRTKEDLEEEQRKIEEVAKLLCWEKKSEKGEIAIWQKTMDTDSCRAEQENSGVTFCKPEDADDVWYKKMEPCVTPYTNGNSDEASSWVLKPFPERLYAVPPRIASGSVSGVSIETYLEDNKQWKKHVSAYKRINKILDSGRYRNIMDMNAGFGGFAAALHSPKFWVMNVVPTIAKKNTLGVIYERGLIGIYHDWCEGFSTYPRTYDLIHANSLFSLYKDICDYEDILLEMDRILRPEGAVILRDEVDVIVKVKKMITGMKWDFKMMDHEDGPLVPEKILVAVKQYWVGNSTSTQ; via the exons ATGTCATCGAGATGGGGTTCATTGATGTCATACAGTGG GTTCGTGATGGCGAATAAGTTGAATTCGGGTGATAGTAAAACTAGAAGTTCTGTATCTATCTTTATAGCAGCTGGCCTTTGCTGTTTCTTCTACTTACTCGGAGCATGGCAGAGAAGTGGATTTGGAAAGGGAGATAGCATAGCCCTTGAGATGACCAAGAGTGGAGAAAACTGCAACATCGTTCCGAACCTCAATTTCGAAACCCGCCACGTTGGTGAAGCCGGGATTATTGATGATTCTGATTCTAAAACAACTGAGTATAAGCCATGCCACACTCGATTCACTGATTACACGCCCTGCCAAGATCAAAGTCGTGCCATGACTTTCCCTAGGGAAAATATGATATATCGTGAAAGGCACTGCCCTCCTCAAGCAGAGAAACTTCATTGCCTTATTCCAGCTCCCGAAGGATATGTAACCCCATTTCCATGGCCAAAAAGTCGTGATTATGTTCCTTATGCCAATGCTCCATACAAGAGCTTGACTGTTGAGAAGGCTATTCAGAACTGGATTCAATATGAGGGCGATGTGTTCAGGTTCCCTGGTGGAGGAACACAATTTCCTCAGGGGGCCGACAAGTATATTGACCAGCTGGCTTCAGTTATACCAATAGCTGATGGAACTGTAAGGACAGCATTGGATACTGGATGTGGG GTTGCTAGTTGGGGGGCTTATCTATGGAAAAGAAACGTTATTGCAATGTCCTTTGCTCCAAGAGATTCACACGAGGCCCAGGTTCAGTTTGCTCTTGAAAGGGGTGTACCTGCTGTTATTGGTGTTCTTGGAACTATAAAAACTCCATATCCATCCAGAGCTTTTGACATGGCTCACTGTTCTCGTTGTCTTATACCTTGGGGGATAAATG ATGGACTGTATATGAAGGAGGTGGATCGTGTTCTTAGGCCCGGTGGTTATTGGGTTCTTTCGGGGCCTCCTATCAATTGGAAGATTAACTACAAGCCGTGGCAGCGTACAAAGGAAGACCTCGAGGAAGAACAAAGAAAGATTGAAGAAGTCGCCAAACTTCTCTGCTGGGAAAAGAAGTCTGAGAAAGGTGAAATTGCCATATGGCAGAAGACAATGGATACTGATTCTTGTCGTGCAGAACAAGAAAATTCTGGAGTAACATTTTGTAAACCAGAAGATGCTGACGACGTCTG GTACAAGAAAATGGAGCCGTGTGTTACTCCATATACCAATGGAAACAGTGATGAAGCATCAAGTTGGGTACTTAAACCATTCCCTGAGAGGCTTTATGCCGTCCCTCCCAGAATTGCTAGTGGGTCGGTTTCTGGAGTCTCCATTGAGACGTACTTGGAGGACAACAAGCAATGGAAAAAGCACGTCAGCGCCTATAAAAGGATCAACAAGATTCTTGACTCTGGAAGGTACCGGAACATTATGGATATGAATGCTGGATTTGGAGGCTTCGCTGCTGCACTTCATTCTCCCAAATTTTGGGTAATGAATGTTGTGCCTACGATTGCCAAGAAAAATACTTTGGGTGTCATTTATGAACGGGGATTGATTGGCATTTATCACGACTG GTGTGAAGGCTTTTCTACTTATCCAAGAACATATGATCTTATTCATGCTAATAGTCTTTTCAGCCTGTACAAGGACAT ATGTGACTATGAAGACATTTTGCTAGAAATGGACAGAATCCTGCGACCAGAAGGTGCAGTCATACTCCGCGATGAAGTAGATGTAATAGTTAAGGTGAAGAAGATGATTACTGGTATGAAATgggattttaaaatgatggatcACGAGGACGGTCCCCTCGTCCCCGAAAAAATACTGGTTGCAGTTAAGCAATACTGGGTTGGCAACTCCACTTCGACGCAGTAA
- the LOC140989767 gene encoding probable methyltransferase PMT2 isoform X3: protein MANKLNSGDSKTRSSVSIFIAAGLCCFFYLLGAWQRSGFGKGDSIALEMTKSGENCNIVPNLNFETRHVGEAGIIDDSDSKTTEYKPCHTRFTDYTPCQDQSRAMTFPRENMIYRERHCPPQAEKLHCLIPAPEGYVTPFPWPKSRDYVPYANAPYKSLTVEKAIQNWIQYEGDVFRFPGGGTQFPQGADKYIDQLASVIPIADGTVRTALDTGCGVASWGAYLWKRNVIAMSFAPRDSHEAQVQFALERGVPAVIGVLGTIKTPYPSRAFDMAHCSRCLIPWGINDGLYMKEVDRVLRPGGYWVLSGPPINWKINYKPWQRTKEDLEEEQRKIEEVAKLLCWEKKSEKGEIAIWQKTMDTDSCRAEQENSGVTFCKPEDADDVWYKKMEPCVTPYTNGNSDEASSWVLKPFPERLYAVPPRIASGSVSGVSIETYLEDNKQWKKHVSAYKRINKILDSGRYRNIMDMNAGFGGFAAALHSPKFWVMNVVPTIAKKNTLGVIYERGLIGIYHDWCEGFSTYPRTYDLIHANSLFSLYKDICDYEDILLEMDRILRPEGAVILRDEVDVIVKVKKMITGMKWDFKMMDHEDGPLVPEKILVAVKQYWVGNSTSTQ, encoded by the exons ATGGCGAATAAGTTGAATTCGGGTGATAGTAAAACTAGAAGTTCTGTATCTATCTTTATAGCAGCTGGCCTTTGCTGTTTCTTCTACTTACTCGGAGCATGGCAGAGAAGTGGATTTGGAAAGGGAGATAGCATAGCCCTTGAGATGACCAAGAGTGGAGAAAACTGCAACATCGTTCCGAACCTCAATTTCGAAACCCGCCACGTTGGTGAAGCCGGGATTATTGATGATTCTGATTCTAAAACAACTGAGTATAAGCCATGCCACACTCGATTCACTGATTACACGCCCTGCCAAGATCAAAGTCGTGCCATGACTTTCCCTAGGGAAAATATGATATATCGTGAAAGGCACTGCCCTCCTCAAGCAGAGAAACTTCATTGCCTTATTCCAGCTCCCGAAGGATATGTAACCCCATTTCCATGGCCAAAAAGTCGTGATTATGTTCCTTATGCCAATGCTCCATACAAGAGCTTGACTGTTGAGAAGGCTATTCAGAACTGGATTCAATATGAGGGCGATGTGTTCAGGTTCCCTGGTGGAGGAACACAATTTCCTCAGGGGGCCGACAAGTATATTGACCAGCTGGCTTCAGTTATACCAATAGCTGATGGAACTGTAAGGACAGCATTGGATACTGGATGTGGG GTTGCTAGTTGGGGGGCTTATCTATGGAAAAGAAACGTTATTGCAATGTCCTTTGCTCCAAGAGATTCACACGAGGCCCAGGTTCAGTTTGCTCTTGAAAGGGGTGTACCTGCTGTTATTGGTGTTCTTGGAACTATAAAAACTCCATATCCATCCAGAGCTTTTGACATGGCTCACTGTTCTCGTTGTCTTATACCTTGGGGGATAAATG ATGGACTGTATATGAAGGAGGTGGATCGTGTTCTTAGGCCCGGTGGTTATTGGGTTCTTTCGGGGCCTCCTATCAATTGGAAGATTAACTACAAGCCGTGGCAGCGTACAAAGGAAGACCTCGAGGAAGAACAAAGAAAGATTGAAGAAGTCGCCAAACTTCTCTGCTGGGAAAAGAAGTCTGAGAAAGGTGAAATTGCCATATGGCAGAAGACAATGGATACTGATTCTTGTCGTGCAGAACAAGAAAATTCTGGAGTAACATTTTGTAAACCAGAAGATGCTGACGACGTCTG GTACAAGAAAATGGAGCCGTGTGTTACTCCATATACCAATGGAAACAGTGATGAAGCATCAAGTTGGGTACTTAAACCATTCCCTGAGAGGCTTTATGCCGTCCCTCCCAGAATTGCTAGTGGGTCGGTTTCTGGAGTCTCCATTGAGACGTACTTGGAGGACAACAAGCAATGGAAAAAGCACGTCAGCGCCTATAAAAGGATCAACAAGATTCTTGACTCTGGAAGGTACCGGAACATTATGGATATGAATGCTGGATTTGGAGGCTTCGCTGCTGCACTTCATTCTCCCAAATTTTGGGTAATGAATGTTGTGCCTACGATTGCCAAGAAAAATACTTTGGGTGTCATTTATGAACGGGGATTGATTGGCATTTATCACGACTG GTGTGAAGGCTTTTCTACTTATCCAAGAACATATGATCTTATTCATGCTAATAGTCTTTTCAGCCTGTACAAGGACAT ATGTGACTATGAAGACATTTTGCTAGAAATGGACAGAATCCTGCGACCAGAAGGTGCAGTCATACTCCGCGATGAAGTAGATGTAATAGTTAAGGTGAAGAAGATGATTACTGGTATGAAATgggattttaaaatgatggatcACGAGGACGGTCCCCTCGTCCCCGAAAAAATACTGGTTGCAGTTAAGCAATACTGGGTTGGCAACTCCACTTCGACGCAGTAA
- the LOC140989767 gene encoding probable methyltransferase PMT2 isoform X2, with protein MNGVFGKNLWNLMFVMANKLNSGDSKTRSSVSIFIAAGLCCFFYLLGAWQRSGFGKGDSIALEMTKSGENCNIVPNLNFETRHVGEAGIIDDSDSKTTEYKPCHTRFTDYTPCQDQSRAMTFPRENMIYRERHCPPQAEKLHCLIPAPEGYVTPFPWPKSRDYVPYANAPYKSLTVEKAIQNWIQYEGDVFRFPGGGTQFPQGADKYIDQLASVIPIADGTVRTALDTGCGVASWGAYLWKRNVIAMSFAPRDSHEAQVQFALERGVPAVIGVLGTIKTPYPSRAFDMAHCSRCLIPWGINDGLYMKEVDRVLRPGGYWVLSGPPINWKINYKPWQRTKEDLEEEQRKIEEVAKLLCWEKKSEKGEIAIWQKTMDTDSCRAEQENSGVTFCKPEDADDVWYKKMEPCVTPYTNGNSDEASSWVLKPFPERLYAVPPRIASGSVSGVSIETYLEDNKQWKKHVSAYKRINKILDSGRYRNIMDMNAGFGGFAAALHSPKFWVMNVVPTIAKKNTLGVIYERGLIGIYHDWCEGFSTYPRTYDLIHANSLFSLYKDICDYEDILLEMDRILRPEGAVILRDEVDVIVKVKKMITGMKWDFKMMDHEDGPLVPEKILVAVKQYWVGNSTSTQ; from the exons ATGAATGGAGTTTTCGGGAAAAATTTGTGGAATCtgat GTTCGTGATGGCGAATAAGTTGAATTCGGGTGATAGTAAAACTAGAAGTTCTGTATCTATCTTTATAGCAGCTGGCCTTTGCTGTTTCTTCTACTTACTCGGAGCATGGCAGAGAAGTGGATTTGGAAAGGGAGATAGCATAGCCCTTGAGATGACCAAGAGTGGAGAAAACTGCAACATCGTTCCGAACCTCAATTTCGAAACCCGCCACGTTGGTGAAGCCGGGATTATTGATGATTCTGATTCTAAAACAACTGAGTATAAGCCATGCCACACTCGATTCACTGATTACACGCCCTGCCAAGATCAAAGTCGTGCCATGACTTTCCCTAGGGAAAATATGATATATCGTGAAAGGCACTGCCCTCCTCAAGCAGAGAAACTTCATTGCCTTATTCCAGCTCCCGAAGGATATGTAACCCCATTTCCATGGCCAAAAAGTCGTGATTATGTTCCTTATGCCAATGCTCCATACAAGAGCTTGACTGTTGAGAAGGCTATTCAGAACTGGATTCAATATGAGGGCGATGTGTTCAGGTTCCCTGGTGGAGGAACACAATTTCCTCAGGGGGCCGACAAGTATATTGACCAGCTGGCTTCAGTTATACCAATAGCTGATGGAACTGTAAGGACAGCATTGGATACTGGATGTGGG GTTGCTAGTTGGGGGGCTTATCTATGGAAAAGAAACGTTATTGCAATGTCCTTTGCTCCAAGAGATTCACACGAGGCCCAGGTTCAGTTTGCTCTTGAAAGGGGTGTACCTGCTGTTATTGGTGTTCTTGGAACTATAAAAACTCCATATCCATCCAGAGCTTTTGACATGGCTCACTGTTCTCGTTGTCTTATACCTTGGGGGATAAATG ATGGACTGTATATGAAGGAGGTGGATCGTGTTCTTAGGCCCGGTGGTTATTGGGTTCTTTCGGGGCCTCCTATCAATTGGAAGATTAACTACAAGCCGTGGCAGCGTACAAAGGAAGACCTCGAGGAAGAACAAAGAAAGATTGAAGAAGTCGCCAAACTTCTCTGCTGGGAAAAGAAGTCTGAGAAAGGTGAAATTGCCATATGGCAGAAGACAATGGATACTGATTCTTGTCGTGCAGAACAAGAAAATTCTGGAGTAACATTTTGTAAACCAGAAGATGCTGACGACGTCTG GTACAAGAAAATGGAGCCGTGTGTTACTCCATATACCAATGGAAACAGTGATGAAGCATCAAGTTGGGTACTTAAACCATTCCCTGAGAGGCTTTATGCCGTCCCTCCCAGAATTGCTAGTGGGTCGGTTTCTGGAGTCTCCATTGAGACGTACTTGGAGGACAACAAGCAATGGAAAAAGCACGTCAGCGCCTATAAAAGGATCAACAAGATTCTTGACTCTGGAAGGTACCGGAACATTATGGATATGAATGCTGGATTTGGAGGCTTCGCTGCTGCACTTCATTCTCCCAAATTTTGGGTAATGAATGTTGTGCCTACGATTGCCAAGAAAAATACTTTGGGTGTCATTTATGAACGGGGATTGATTGGCATTTATCACGACTG GTGTGAAGGCTTTTCTACTTATCCAAGAACATATGATCTTATTCATGCTAATAGTCTTTTCAGCCTGTACAAGGACAT ATGTGACTATGAAGACATTTTGCTAGAAATGGACAGAATCCTGCGACCAGAAGGTGCAGTCATACTCCGCGATGAAGTAGATGTAATAGTTAAGGTGAAGAAGATGATTACTGGTATGAAATgggattttaaaatgatggatcACGAGGACGGTCCCCTCGTCCCCGAAAAAATACTGGTTGCAGTTAAGCAATACTGGGTTGGCAACTCCACTTCGACGCAGTAA